From the Camelus dromedarius isolate mCamDro1 chromosome 36, mCamDro1.pat, whole genome shotgun sequence genome, one window contains:
- the MFAP3L gene encoding microfibrillar-associated protein 3-like isoform X2 codes for MHSGLLNITQVSFSDRGKYTCVASNAHGSANNSVTLRVVFTSGDMGVYYMVVCLVAFAVVLVLNVTRLCMMSSHLKKTEKAINEFFRTEGAEKLQKAFEIAKRIPIITSAKTLELAKVTQFKTMEFARYIEELARSVPLPPLIMNCRTIMEDILEVVGLEEQGQNFVRHAPEGQEAADGDEVYTIPDSPKRSDSPTGDSDASSLPEHPQQIAIKVSVHPPSRREHADAHEGAPFPAGEEEDTEPSAERSPESAEPSTDVTSAALTSEEPTPVEVSDRVLPPPLLEAAEPAGAQDRDACVVYESHV; via the coding sequence ATGCACAGCGGCCTCCTGAACATCACCCAGGTGTCTTTCTCGGACCGAGGTAAATACACGTGTGTGGCCTCCAACGCCCACGGCTCCGCGAACAACTCGGTGACGCTGCGGGTCGTGTTCACGTCGGGGGACATGGGTGTGTACTACATGGTAGTGTGCCTCGTGGCCTTCGCTGTGGTCCTGGTCCTGAACGTCACCCGCCTCTGCATGATGAGCAGCCACCTGAAGAAGACGGAAAAGGCCATCAACGAGTTCTTCCGCACAGAGGGCGCCGAGAAGCTGCAGAAGGCCTTCGAGATCGCCAAGCGCATCCCCATCATCACCTCGGCCAAGACGCTGGAGCTCGCCAAGGTCACCCAGTTCAAGACCATGGAGTTCGCCCGCTACATTGAGGAGCTGGCCCGCAGCGTGCCGCTGCCCCCACTGATCATGAACTGCAGGACCATCATGGAGGACATCCTGGaggtggtggggctggaggaaCAGGGTCAGAACTTCGTGCGGCACGCACCCGAGGGCCAGGAGGCCGCCGACGGGGACGAGGTCTACACCATCCCAGACTCCCCGAAGAGGAGCGACTCTCCCACTGGTGACTCAGACGCGTCGTCGCTGCCTGAGCACCCCCAGCAGATCGCCATCAAGGTGTCTGTCCACCCTCCGTCCAGGAGGGAGCACGCGGATGCCCATGAGGGCGCGCCATTCCCGGCGGGAGAGGAGGAGGACACAGAGCCATCGGCTGAGCGGTCCCCGGAGTCCGCCGAGCCCTCCACCGATGTCACATCCGCGGCGCTGACCTCTGAGGAGCCCACGCCGGTGGAGGTCTCAGACCGGGTCCTGCCGCCCCCTCTCCTGGAGGCCGCGGAGCCAGCCGGGGCGCAGGACAGAGATGCCTGCGTTGTCTATGAAAGCCATGTCTAA